The Arvicola amphibius chromosome 5, mArvAmp1.2, whole genome shotgun sequence genome contains the following window.
TTTGAGTCTAACAGGAAATTTATAGAAATTAGGCTATTTACATGAACTCCTAGTCAGTGCTCTTTTTACAATAGCACATTTACAAATTAGGAATACGCTTATTCATCAATGTGATCTTGCTGATAATCAaacattctccattttttttttttttattaaggcaCAATGAGACCCTTCTTACCTTCGGGAGCCTGTATTTGTCCCTGAGGTGGACTCGGAGGCATgccctctctgcctttttctgAGTAAATGCAGCATCTCTCTCCATCCTAAGAAACAGGTAAAAAATAGGAGACAGGGTCATAGGAGATAGAGAAACCCATATATTCCGGCTGGTACTCAGGGAGCAGGACCTTGGGTCATTTGGAAAAATGTAGACTCCCCCCTCCAAATCCCCAGTATCTGCTTCTCTCTTGCTATCATCACGACACTGCAGCACTCTGGACCTCTAGGTCCTCAGGCAACCAGGGCCTGGGCCTGTCTTCATGAAGTAGGCAAAGAGCATCAGAGGGATGGCTGTAGATGGGCCGCATGGTCCTGGACCCTAAGCCTCAGCATCAACTGCAGGGAGGACAGATTCCTCACGTGCTCCTCCTCTGCCACCTCAGAACCTAGGGAGACTGTGTTTCTAACTCTCCTTGGACACttagagaagcaaaacaaacaaacaaaaatcatcaaccaaacaaccaaccaaccaaacaacaacaaagcaaggTGTCCTACTCCAGGACCAAGACATTCTTTGGAGGTGCCAGTGGTGTTTGGAGACATGATGCCAGGTATGCCAGGTTGTTTCCATCATTGTCACTGATGCCAGGCCCCGGTGACAGTGTTCAGGCAGTGTTAGCTTCCCTAGTCAGAAGCACTATCTGCAAATGACTCAGCTTCGATTCGCATCACACCAGTCTGGGCACCTGCTCAATGGACGACCTAATTCAGaggttctcatcctgtgggtccCGACTTCTTCGGGGGTCATGTACCGCCCATCTGTACTACGTGACAGTACGGTACTTCTCCTGTATTGCAGCGCCTGCTCTACAGGACCATTCGCGAGCCGGGCAAGGgtctggagatttaaacacacaaggacacacagacagacccaCAGGTCATCCTTAAAACAGAATGCCCCAAggatgccccctttattgtatccaggggcagcttatatagggatccttaactgatagccatgccccagccaaacccaccagaaaccactctcctgccatcaggaactcctgagggtctcgtgctcagagcagctgcatcATAACTCGTTGTtttcaagaaattcaggatctgggggttcacagctcccaacatatgagacatcctgcatatcagacatttacattttgattcataacagtagaagcattacagttatgaagtagcaatgacttttatggttggggatcacaataaggaactgtattaaaggatcacagcattaggaaggttgagaaccactgacctaatTGGACCCATGATTAGGCCAATTTGAAATGGATTTCCTAGGTCATGATGACCTATACAAAAGCATACAGCTTTGGGAAATGCGTGCAAAGCTCACAAGAATTGCTTCCTTCCCTAGTTACCCCCAGAAGTACATGATTAATGCTGAATTTTCCCAAAGGCACTGTCAACTGGCTGTATTGAAATGGACCAAGTTGgataaaagaagtttctttgggaAGCTGGGATTGAGACCGAGAAAGACTGAGACTTGAATCATGGTTTGAAGGATAACAAGGGAACTTGAAAGCAATTGGCTGGCCCTTTCCACTGCTCTGTGCTCTTAGTCTTCAAGtaaggagacagaaaagcagcaCCATGGGAACAGGACAATGGCAAGGAATGGAAAGAGTGCTTGTGGCCCCAGTTAGTAGCCATTTGGGTCTCCCTGTGTGCCAAAGGCAGGCCTGGTAAGTGTTCTGCTTATAGACTCTGGGGCATCTTTGCACAAAGCACTAtttgcagggaaaaaaaatcctgttttcaattttttttagatgaaaattgcctttttttttttaacttgaagaTGCGAAGTAATTCCAAGCATTACACAAAAGGCTCACTTTGAAGATAAGCTACATCTGAAGCAAACAATCAGACTAAATGTGCCTGGGACTCAAGTGGTCTTGACTCAATTCTACCTTCAGAATGTTCTGGAATAGTCTTGAGACAACATTCTGTTTAACCTTCTAAGTTTTAGAGAATTAGGAAACAGTGATTTATCCCAGAGGTTAATGCCCCACCGTGTGGGTAGGAAGCAGATCCTTCCCACTCAATATTTTATTAGGGGAACTTTCAAACATACAGGAAACCTGAAAGAACCTTAGATTGAAAGCCACATTTCGATGACCTAGCTTCTCCATTTCGAATCCCATGTTTCGAAACACATACTTACCGTTCTATCCATTTCTTCTTACTTTTTGATATATTTAAAGTTGCAAATATCAGAACACCTCCCCAGAACACTTCAGCGTGCATATTATTATCCTGAGTTACGTATTTATTTATACtccctctatttttcttttgaagaaaataCTGCATGCAACTCAATTTCCCGAACTTTCAAGTGTACCATTTGGTGATGTCCCCAAATGCCCACACCTGTGCAACCCAAGACCTTTAATCTGAAAGATTAAAAagacacacctttttttttttacttgaccAATTAAAGCAAGGCCAATTACAAACATGCCTAAACCAGGAAGTGTTAAGCTGCGTTAAGCATGGTGGACAGACTCTCTTAGCGTTGCGTCCATCTCTATCAGTAGCATGCAGAGGCAGTGAAGCTGCAGGGGGCTCCTTAGGCAGAACCAATTGTTCTGCGGGCTAGAGGTAAAGGTCAAAGGAAAAGCATCCTTGGAAGCCAAGAGCCACCAGCCTGGGTCCCGGGAGGAGGCTCGCATTCCTGGTGGAGCCTGGGCCCCGGGAGGAGGCTCACGGTCAGGGTGGAGCCTGGGCCCCGGGAGGAGGCTCACGGTCAGGGTGGAGCTGCTCTACAGGGGATCGATGCCCCGGTACTCACTTCTCTTCAATCATCTGCTTCTGGTACtcctcatattcctctctagtcATCCCTTGAGCTGCCGCGGGGTCCGAGgtccctccttcttctttcttttcttcagaccCACCTCCAAATCCTAAATTCTTTACCTGGTTACTTATCATGCTTTTGACAAAGAAAGCCATGGCTTCTCTGCCTGAGAGAACTGCAACCCAGTCAAAGCCTGACAGTAAACAAAGCAGACCAAAGCAAAACCTCCAAATGTTCTCAACCACGGCCACACATTTGGGAGCGCAGGATTTGCGCAGCCTCCTCTGTCCAAGGGCACAGTGGTAGAGAGAGTGCTTTTGCTAGCCGTAAGCTGGATTAGAGGGTGAACTCTTAGCATGGAGGCAGATGGTTCCGATTACTAAAACCCACAGTCAGATTCAACCTTCTGCCTTATGATTAATACACTCAGCTAATTTTACGGGGCAGAAGCCCCACCCATTCCCTGCTCTGCTTTCCTTAGGcgtctaa
Protein-coding sequences here:
- the Cplx4 gene encoding complexin-4 — its product is MAFFVKSMISNQVKNLGFGGGSEEKKEEGGTSDPAAAQGMTREEYEEYQKQMIEEKMERDAAFTQKKAERACLRVHLRDKYRLPKSEMDETQIQLAGDDVDLPEDLRKMVDEDQDEEEEKDSILGQLQNLQNMDLDAIKEKAQATFTEIKQSAEQKCSVM